One window of the Etheostoma spectabile isolate EspeVRDwgs_2016 chromosome 16, UIUC_Espe_1.0, whole genome shotgun sequence genome contains the following:
- the pum3 gene encoding pumilio homolog 3 isoform X2: MVSEKMEAKSKKNFPPKSGKKFTQKGKDSIGTKLGGKPGGKPGGKKPFKSYNNAERKGRPEKGGDGGKRGQKFAFSKDGDSPKKRKMPFKGKNTEEEGGGPVAKKMKKGEFKPKTELTEEELKKNRQQRKKDLKSSRQQAERKDMFQIICQCKRVWGDLRRKKCENDLKQKLMKELHDLIRGKMKQMAFAHDSVRVLQCFIQFGSHEQRQEVFKELKDDIIDLCKSQYGKHVVKKLLFYGNKELVAAVMQTFKGHVRPMLRHAAASSIIEYAYNDKAVLAQRLMLTEGLYGNTFTVCKSTVCNTIEKVAEANPDKLKNIIDEMKQILTPMAQKEQVIKHSLVHKVFLDFFLFAPDKPRTEMIESIREAVVYMAHTHDGARVAMHCLWHGTAKDRKVIIKTMKTYMVKFATGEFGHLVLLAMFDCVDDTKLVKQAVLSEILSSLDEVIGNKYGKKVLLYLLSPRDPAHLLPEIIKVLEQGDGNTHSKKDMALRRKELLEVVSPPLLDHLRDNAAAMVMDKASCVTVSDILASACGDLRPAMTAVAQLANQELVPGGIKGQLHMAEHPAGHLVLKWLIEQDMTLAEAGKEERFSRILVDTVGTDKLKSWAKVNRGAMVLCNLLNSCDKAAAAEVKAALESIKSELSSFSSSNKGAEILLENLNK; encoded by the exons atggtatcTGAAAA AATGGAGGCTAAatccaaaaaaaactttccccCTAAAAGTGGAAAGAAGTTTACACAGAAAGGAAAAG ATTCCATAGGGACCAAACTTGGTGGAAAACCAGGCGGTAAGCCAGGTGGTAAAAAGCCCTTCAAATCGTACAACAACGCAGAGAGGAAGGGCAGACCGGAGAAGGGCGGAGATGGCGGCAAGCGGGGACAGAAGTTTGCTTTCTCCAAAGACGGGGACAGCCCGAAGAAGAGGAAAATGCCATTTAAAGGGAAaaatacagaagaagaaggtggAG GTCCGGTGGctaagaaaatgaagaaagggGAGTTCAAGCCAAAGACGGAGCTGACGGAGGAGGAGCTGAAGAAGAACAGGCAGCAGAGGAAGAAGGATCTGAAGAGCAGCAGACAGCAGGCAGAGAGGAAGGACATGTTTCAGATCATCTGTCAGTGCAAACGTGTGTGGGGAGACCTTaggag AAAGAAATGCGAAAACGACCTGAAGCAGAAACTGATGAAGGAGCTTCATGATCTGATTCGCGGGAAGATGAAACAG ATGGCGTTTGCTCACGACTCGGTGCGCGTGCTGCAGTGTTTCATCCAGTTCGGCAGCCACGAGCAGAGACAGGAAGTGTTCAAGGAGCTCAAAG ATGACATCATCGATCTGTGTAAGTCGCAGTACGGCAAACACGTGGTGAAAAAATTGCTGTTCTACGG GAATAAGGAGCTGGTGGCAGCGGTGATGCAAACATTTAAAGGCCACGTGCGGCCGATGCTTCGCCACGCCGCCGCCTCGTCCATCATCGAGTACGCGTACAACGACAAAGCTGTGCTCGCACAGAGACTCATGCTCACTGAGGGGCTGTACGGGAACACCTTCACTGTCTGCAAg TCCACGGTGTGTAACACCATCGAAAAAGTTGCAGAGGCGAACCCGGACAAGCTGAAAAACATCATCGACGAGATGAAGCAGATTCTCACACCCATGGCCCAGAA AGAGCAGGTGATCAAACACTCTCTGGTCCACAAAGTCTTCCTGGACTTCTTCCTGTTTGCGCCGGACAAACCGAGAACG GAGATGATTGAATCCATCAGGGAGGCGGTTGTCTACATGGCTCACACACACGACGGAGCTCGAGTGGCAATGCACTGTCTGTGGCACGGGACGGCCAAG GACAGAAAGGTCATAATTAAAACCATGAAGACCTACATGGTGAAGTTTGCCACG GGAGAGTTTGGTCACCTGGTTCTTCTGGCCATGTTCGACTGTGTGGACGACACCAAGCTGGTCAAACAGGCCGTGCTCTCA GAGATCTTGTCGTCTCTGGATGAGGTCATCGGCAATAAATACGGTAAGAAGGTGTTGCTGTACCTGCTGAGCCCCAGAGACCCTGCTCACCTATTGCCCGAGATCATCAAGGTGCTGGAGCAAGGAGacggaaacacacacag CAAAAAGGACATGGCACTTCGGAGGAAGGAGCTGCTGGAAGTTGTCTCCCCCCCACTGCTAGACCATCTCCGTGACAATGCTGCCGCCATGGTGATGGACAAGGCGTCCTGCGTCACCGTTAGTGACATCCTGGCATCGGCCTGTGGGGACCTGCGGCCCGCCATGACGGCCGTGGCTCAGCTGGCCAACCAGGAGTTGGTGCCAGGAGGGATCAAAGGACAG CTTCACATGGCGGAGCATCCAGCAGGACACCTGGTGCTGAAATGGCTCATCGAGCAGGACATGACGCTGGCAGAGGCCGGCAAGGAAG AGCGGTTCAGCAGAATCCTGGTGGACACCGTGGGAACAGACAAACTGAAGAGCTGGGCCAAAGTCAACAGAGGAGCCATGGTGCTCTGCAA CCTCCTGAACAGCTGTGACAAGGCTGCGGCAGCCGAGGTGAAGGCGGCGCTGGAGTCCATCAAATCGGAGCTCAGCAGcttcagcagcagcaacaaaggAGCGGAAATCCTGCTGGAGAATCTGAACAAGTAG
- the pum3 gene encoding pumilio homolog 3 isoform X1, which yields MGRACVPDRMEAKSKKNFPPKSGKKFTQKGKDSIGTKLGGKPGGKPGGKKPFKSYNNAERKGRPEKGGDGGKRGQKFAFSKDGDSPKKRKMPFKGKNTEEEGGGPVAKKMKKGEFKPKTELTEEELKKNRQQRKKDLKSSRQQAERKDMFQIICQCKRVWGDLRRKKCENDLKQKLMKELHDLIRGKMKQMAFAHDSVRVLQCFIQFGSHEQRQEVFKELKDDIIDLCKSQYGKHVVKKLLFYGNKELVAAVMQTFKGHVRPMLRHAAASSIIEYAYNDKAVLAQRLMLTEGLYGNTFTVCKSTVCNTIEKVAEANPDKLKNIIDEMKQILTPMAQKEQVIKHSLVHKVFLDFFLFAPDKPRTEMIESIREAVVYMAHTHDGARVAMHCLWHGTAKDRKVIIKTMKTYMVKFATGEFGHLVLLAMFDCVDDTKLVKQAVLSEILSSLDEVIGNKYGKKVLLYLLSPRDPAHLLPEIIKVLEQGDGNTHSKKDMALRRKELLEVVSPPLLDHLRDNAAAMVMDKASCVTVSDILASACGDLRPAMTAVAQLANQELVPGGIKGQLHMAEHPAGHLVLKWLIEQDMTLAEAGKEERFSRILVDTVGTDKLKSWAKVNRGAMVLCNLLNSCDKAAAAEVKAALESIKSELSSFSSSNKGAEILLENLNK from the exons ATGGGACGAGCGTGTGTACCTga TAGAATGGAGGCTAAatccaaaaaaaactttccccCTAAAAGTGGAAAGAAGTTTACACAGAAAGGAAAAG ATTCCATAGGGACCAAACTTGGTGGAAAACCAGGCGGTAAGCCAGGTGGTAAAAAGCCCTTCAAATCGTACAACAACGCAGAGAGGAAGGGCAGACCGGAGAAGGGCGGAGATGGCGGCAAGCGGGGACAGAAGTTTGCTTTCTCCAAAGACGGGGACAGCCCGAAGAAGAGGAAAATGCCATTTAAAGGGAAaaatacagaagaagaaggtggAG GTCCGGTGGctaagaaaatgaagaaagggGAGTTCAAGCCAAAGACGGAGCTGACGGAGGAGGAGCTGAAGAAGAACAGGCAGCAGAGGAAGAAGGATCTGAAGAGCAGCAGACAGCAGGCAGAGAGGAAGGACATGTTTCAGATCATCTGTCAGTGCAAACGTGTGTGGGGAGACCTTaggag AAAGAAATGCGAAAACGACCTGAAGCAGAAACTGATGAAGGAGCTTCATGATCTGATTCGCGGGAAGATGAAACAG ATGGCGTTTGCTCACGACTCGGTGCGCGTGCTGCAGTGTTTCATCCAGTTCGGCAGCCACGAGCAGAGACAGGAAGTGTTCAAGGAGCTCAAAG ATGACATCATCGATCTGTGTAAGTCGCAGTACGGCAAACACGTGGTGAAAAAATTGCTGTTCTACGG GAATAAGGAGCTGGTGGCAGCGGTGATGCAAACATTTAAAGGCCACGTGCGGCCGATGCTTCGCCACGCCGCCGCCTCGTCCATCATCGAGTACGCGTACAACGACAAAGCTGTGCTCGCACAGAGACTCATGCTCACTGAGGGGCTGTACGGGAACACCTTCACTGTCTGCAAg TCCACGGTGTGTAACACCATCGAAAAAGTTGCAGAGGCGAACCCGGACAAGCTGAAAAACATCATCGACGAGATGAAGCAGATTCTCACACCCATGGCCCAGAA AGAGCAGGTGATCAAACACTCTCTGGTCCACAAAGTCTTCCTGGACTTCTTCCTGTTTGCGCCGGACAAACCGAGAACG GAGATGATTGAATCCATCAGGGAGGCGGTTGTCTACATGGCTCACACACACGACGGAGCTCGAGTGGCAATGCACTGTCTGTGGCACGGGACGGCCAAG GACAGAAAGGTCATAATTAAAACCATGAAGACCTACATGGTGAAGTTTGCCACG GGAGAGTTTGGTCACCTGGTTCTTCTGGCCATGTTCGACTGTGTGGACGACACCAAGCTGGTCAAACAGGCCGTGCTCTCA GAGATCTTGTCGTCTCTGGATGAGGTCATCGGCAATAAATACGGTAAGAAGGTGTTGCTGTACCTGCTGAGCCCCAGAGACCCTGCTCACCTATTGCCCGAGATCATCAAGGTGCTGGAGCAAGGAGacggaaacacacacag CAAAAAGGACATGGCACTTCGGAGGAAGGAGCTGCTGGAAGTTGTCTCCCCCCCACTGCTAGACCATCTCCGTGACAATGCTGCCGCCATGGTGATGGACAAGGCGTCCTGCGTCACCGTTAGTGACATCCTGGCATCGGCCTGTGGGGACCTGCGGCCCGCCATGACGGCCGTGGCTCAGCTGGCCAACCAGGAGTTGGTGCCAGGAGGGATCAAAGGACAG CTTCACATGGCGGAGCATCCAGCAGGACACCTGGTGCTGAAATGGCTCATCGAGCAGGACATGACGCTGGCAGAGGCCGGCAAGGAAG AGCGGTTCAGCAGAATCCTGGTGGACACCGTGGGAACAGACAAACTGAAGAGCTGGGCCAAAGTCAACAGAGGAGCCATGGTGCTCTGCAA CCTCCTGAACAGCTGTGACAAGGCTGCGGCAGCCGAGGTGAAGGCGGCGCTGGAGTCCATCAAATCGGAGCTCAGCAGcttcagcagcagcaacaaaggAGCGGAAATCCTGCTGGAGAATCTGAACAAGTAG